In a genomic window of Spodoptera frugiperda isolate SF20-4 chromosome 18, AGI-APGP_CSIRO_Sfru_2.0, whole genome shotgun sequence:
- the LOC126911662 gene encoding uncharacterized protein LOC126911662, producing MEFDTEKFIIEIQSRPAIWNTKLPEYSDRILKQRAWEKLVHIYHGTELTKEEKQKLGNYQNHFIDYPRPNSYRGYQTSHYSGNSPYSHRTNFSEVGRGNTHHGYQTAQYSGSNVYMQPVQSAEFRRDTSQEIVRNPTNAQSPISTVESEKSRNSDYLELFNSITDDDA from the exons ATGGAATTCGATACCGAAAAATTTATCATCGAAATCCAGAGTCGGCCAGCAATTTGGAACACCAAATTACCAGAGTATTCTGatagaatattaaaacaaagagCATGGGAAAAGTTAGTGCATATTTATCACGGTACGGAATTGACAAAGGaggaaaaacaaaaactaggtaattatcaaaatcatttt ATTGATTATCCAAGGCCTAATTCTTACCGGGGATATCAAACGTCACATTATTCTGGTAATAGTCCCTATTCTCACCGTACAAACTTCTCGGAGGTTGGACGAGGGAATACCCATCATGGATATCAAACGGCACAATATTCAGGAAGTAATGTCTACATGCAGCCTGTGCAGTCTGCGGAGTTTAGACGAGACACATCTCAAGAAATTGTGAGGAATCCGACGAATGCACAATCGCCAATTTCAACTGTCGAAAGCGAAAAATCTCGGAATAGTGATTATCTGGAACTTTTTAATTCCATCACTGACGATGATGCTTGA